In Flavobacterium piscisymbiosum, the sequence CGCAAAATTAGAAAGAGAACCCTGCAATGATAAACCTACTGCAAGTCCCATTGCTCCTAAAATGGCAACAAAGGATGATGTCTCGATTCCTAGTTTTGAAATAAATGTAACAAACAATAAAATTCGGAGCGCCCATATCAAAATGTCTGAAAGAAATTTTGTTAATGTAGGGTCTAAATTTCTTTGCACCATTATTTTTGTAATGATTCTGTTTATCAATCTGATGGCATAGATACCAACAAATAAAATAATAAAAGCCGAAACTAATTTAAGAGAATAATCAACTAATACGTCAGCATATTTAGTAACGTACTTGCTAACTTGATCTGGATTGAGGTTCATATTTTTTCGAATAAAAAAACCTTCTCAAAAGAGAAGGCGAATTAATGCTGCAAATATAGCTATATTTCTTTTTATAAGAAAAAATGAGTTCTTATTCCTTAGGAGGAATAGTATCAATAATTTCGTCTGTTGCGGTTTCAGTTTTTTCAGTGGCATCTGCTGCAGTTTCTACCACTATAGTTTTGGTTGTGTCGGCAGTTTCACTTGTTTTTTCTTTTACAGAATCGATTACATCACTCAATGAATCTGAAGCTTTTTCTACATATTCGCTTACGATATCTTTTGCCTTGTTCGCATATTCAGCCGCACTTTCAAGAATGGGTTCTGAAGCTTCTTTTGCTTTTGCAATCGTCTCCTCTGCAAAAGTTTCAGCCTTCTCAATATAAGGAGCCGCAGCTTCTTTTGCTTGTTCAAACTTAACCTCGGCCTGATTGGCCAAATCTGTAGTTGAATCTTTGGCTGAGCCAAATAAATTCTTGAAAAATGAAGATAATCCCATAGTTTTATATTGATTGGTTTAGAATACAATATTAAACTTTTTTATTACATAACAATGGAATAATTTGTTGAAAATTAAGTAGATATGTATTTAATAAAAAAGCGCCTCATTTGAGGCGCTTTCTATATTTATTCGAATAAATAATTAAGCATTCACAGCTTCCACTTTAATTGCTTCATCATTCAACATACTTTTTAGCATATTTTCGATTCCGCTTTTCAAAGTAAAAGTCGATGATGGACAACCGCTGCAGGCACCTTGCAAAATTACTTTTACTGTTTTGTCTTCTTCATTATAAGAGTCAAAAGCAATATTTCCTCCGTCAGCTGCAACCGCTGGTTTTACGTATTCTTCTAATATATTGATGATTTGTTGAGAGGTAACATCTAATTTGTCAAATGCTTCATCTTTTGTAACATCATTTTTAGTAGCAACTTCAATTAAACTTTCATCTAAAACAGTTCCTCCGTTTTCGATATATTGTTTGATAAAAGTTCTTACTTCCAACGTAATTTCATCCCAATCATTGATGTCATATTTAGTTACTGAAATATAATTTTCGTCGATAAAAAC encodes:
- a CDS encoding YtxH domain-containing protein, giving the protein MGLSSFFKNLFGSAKDSTTDLANQAEVKFEQAKEAAAPYIEKAETFAEETIAKAKEASEPILESAAEYANKAKDIVSEYVEKASDSLSDVIDSVKEKTSETADTTKTIVVETAADATEKTETATDEIIDTIPPKE